From a region of the Rhinopithecus roxellana isolate Shanxi Qingling chromosome 8, ASM756505v1, whole genome shotgun sequence genome:
- the SLC27A1 gene encoding long-chain fatty acid transport protein 1 isoform X3 → MDLERGSGARRVRGQRRLALPSHRLQDREARPLAVVQRQPERLALVDAGTGECWTFVQLDAYSNAVANLFLQLGFAPGDVVAVFLEGRPEFVGLWLGLAKAGMEAALLNVNLRREPLAFCLGTSGAKALIFGGEMAAAVAEVSGHLGKSLIKFCSGDLGPEGILPDTHLLDPLLKEASTAPLAQIPSKGMDDRLFYIYTSGTTGLPKAAIVVHSRYYRMAAFGHHAYRMQAADVLYDCLPLYHSAGNIIGVGQCLIYGLTVVLRKKFSASRFWDDCIKYNCTVVQYIGEICRYLLKQPVRETERRHRVRLAVGNGLRPAIWEEFTQRFGVSQIGEFYGATECNCSIANMDGKVGSCGFNSRILPHVYPIRLVKVNEDTMELLRDAQGLCIPCQAGEPGLLVGQINQQDPLRRFDGYVSESATSKKIAHSVFSKGDSAYLSGDVLVMDELGYMYFRDRSGDTFRWRGENVSTTEVEGVLSRLLGQTDVAVYGVAVPGVEGKAGMAAIADPHSLLDPNAMYQELQKVLAPYARPIFLRLLPQVDTTGTFKIQKTRLQREGFDPRQTSDQLFFLDLKQGHYLPLNEVVYTRICSGAFSL, encoded by the exons GCGGTGGTGCAGCGACAGCCCGAGCGCCTGGCGCTGGTGGATGCTGGGACCGGCGAGTGCTGGACCTTCGTGCAGCTGGACGCCTACTCCAATGCGGTAGCCAACCTCTTCCTCCAGCTGGGCTTCGCACCGGGCGATGTGGTGGCCGTCTTCCTGGAGGGCCGGCCCGAGTTTGTGGGGCTGTGGCTGGGCCTGGCCAAGGCAGGCATGGAGGCCGCGCTGCTCAACGTGAACCTGCGGCGCGAGCCCCTGGCCTTCTGCCTGGGCACCTCGGGCGCTAAGGCCCTGATCTTTGGAGGAGAAATGGCGGCGG CTGTGGCCGAAGTGAGCGGGCATCTGGGGAAAAGTTTGATCAAGTTCTGCTCTGGAGACTTGGGGCCCGAGGGCATCTTGCCGGACACCCACCTCCTGGACCCGCTGCTGAAGGAGGCCTCTACTGCCCCCTTGGCACAGATCCCCAGCAAAGGCATGGACG ATCGTCTTTTCTACATCTACACGTCGGGGACCACTGGGCTGCCCAAGGCTGCTATTGTCGTGCACAGCAG GTACTACCGCATGGCAGCCTTCGGCCACCACGCCTACCGCATGCAGGCGGCTGACGTGCTCTATGACTGCCTGCCCCTGTACCACTCTGCAG GAAACATCATCGGCGTGGGGCAGTGTCTCATCTATGGGCTGACAGTCGTCCTCCGCAAGAAATTCTCAGCCAGCCGCTTCTGGGACGACTGCATCAAGTATAACTGCACG GTGGTTCAGTACATCGGTGAGATCTGCCGCTACCTGCTGAAGCAGCCGGTGCGCGAGACGGAGAGGCGACACCGCGTGCGCCTGGCAGTGGGGAACGGGCTGCGTCCAGCCATCTGGGAGGAGTTCACGCAGCGCTTCGGCGTGAGCCAGATCGGGGAGTTCTACGGCGCCACCGAGTGCAACTGCAGCATTGCCAACATGGACGGCAAG GTTGGCTCCTGTGGTTTCAACAGCCGCATCCTGCCCCACGTGTACCCCATCCGGCTGGTGAAGGTAAATGAGGATACGATGGAGCTGCTGCGGGATGCCCAGGGCCTCTGCATCCCCTGCCAGGCCG GGGAGCCTGGCCTCCTCGTGGGCCAGATCAACCAACAGGACCCGCTGCGCCGCTTCGACGGTTATGTCAGCGAGAGCGCCACCAGCAAGAAGATCGCCCACAGCGTCTTCAGCAAGGGCGACAGCGCCTACCTCTCAG GTGACGTGCTAGTGATGGATGAGCTGGGCTACATGTACTTCCGGGACCGTAGTGGGGATACCTTCCGCTGGCgaggggaaaatgtctccacCACCGAGGTGGAGGGCGTGCTGAGCCGCCTGCTGGGCCAGACAGACGTGGCCGTCTATGGGGTGGCTGTTCCAG gagtGGAGGGTAAGGCAGGGATGGCAGCCATCGCAGACCCCCACAGCCTGCTGGACCCCAACGCGATGTACCAGGAACTGCAGAAGGTGCTGGCACCCTATGCCCGGCCCATCTTCCTGCGCCTCCTGCCCCAGGTGGACACCACAG GCACCTTCAAGATCCAGAAGACGAGGCTGCAGCGAGAGGGCTTTGACCCGCGCCAGACCTCGGACCAGCTCTTCTTCCTGGACCTGAAGCAGGGCCACTACCTGCCCTTAAACGAGGTGGTCTACACTCGCATCTGCTCGGGCGCCTTCTCCCTCTGA
- the SLC27A1 gene encoding long-chain fatty acid transport protein 1 isoform X2, with the protein MSGFEDAGSGCGRGLGGLAGAVVAAGAAMDLERGSGARRVRGQRRLALPSHRLQDREARPLAVVQRQPERLALVDAGTGECWTFVQLDAYSNAVANLFLQLGFAPGDVVAVFLEGRPEFVGLWLGLAKAGMEAALLNVNLRREPLAFCLGTSGAKALIFGGEMAAAVAEVSGHLGKSLIKFCSGDLGPEGILPDTHLLDPLLKEASTAPLAQIPSKGMDDRLFYIYTSGTTGLPKAAIVVHSRYYRMAAFGHHAYRMQAADVLYDCLPLYHSAGNIIGVGQCLIYGLTVVLRKKFSASRFWDDCIKYNCTVVQYIGEICRYLLKQPVRETERRHRVRLAVGNGLRPAIWEEFTQRFGVSQIGEFYGATECNCSIANMDGKVGSCGFNSRILPHVYPIRLVKVNEDTMELLRDAQGLCIPCQAGEPGLLVGQINQQDPLRRFDGYVSESATSKKIAHSVFSKGDSAYLSGDVLVMDELGYMYFRDRSGDTFRWRGENVSTTEVEGVLSRLLGQTDVAVYGVAVPGVEGKAGMAAIADPHSLLDPNAMYQELQKVLAPYARPIFLRLLPQVDTTGTFKIQKTRLQREGFDPRQTSDQLFFLDLKQGHYLPLNEVVYTRICSGAFSL; encoded by the exons GCGGTGGTGCAGCGACAGCCCGAGCGCCTGGCGCTGGTGGATGCTGGGACCGGCGAGTGCTGGACCTTCGTGCAGCTGGACGCCTACTCCAATGCGGTAGCCAACCTCTTCCTCCAGCTGGGCTTCGCACCGGGCGATGTGGTGGCCGTCTTCCTGGAGGGCCGGCCCGAGTTTGTGGGGCTGTGGCTGGGCCTGGCCAAGGCAGGCATGGAGGCCGCGCTGCTCAACGTGAACCTGCGGCGCGAGCCCCTGGCCTTCTGCCTGGGCACCTCGGGCGCTAAGGCCCTGATCTTTGGAGGAGAAATGGCGGCGG CTGTGGCCGAAGTGAGCGGGCATCTGGGGAAAAGTTTGATCAAGTTCTGCTCTGGAGACTTGGGGCCCGAGGGCATCTTGCCGGACACCCACCTCCTGGACCCGCTGCTGAAGGAGGCCTCTACTGCCCCCTTGGCACAGATCCCCAGCAAAGGCATGGACG ATCGTCTTTTCTACATCTACACGTCGGGGACCACTGGGCTGCCCAAGGCTGCTATTGTCGTGCACAGCAG GTACTACCGCATGGCAGCCTTCGGCCACCACGCCTACCGCATGCAGGCGGCTGACGTGCTCTATGACTGCCTGCCCCTGTACCACTCTGCAG GAAACATCATCGGCGTGGGGCAGTGTCTCATCTATGGGCTGACAGTCGTCCTCCGCAAGAAATTCTCAGCCAGCCGCTTCTGGGACGACTGCATCAAGTATAACTGCACG GTGGTTCAGTACATCGGTGAGATCTGCCGCTACCTGCTGAAGCAGCCGGTGCGCGAGACGGAGAGGCGACACCGCGTGCGCCTGGCAGTGGGGAACGGGCTGCGTCCAGCCATCTGGGAGGAGTTCACGCAGCGCTTCGGCGTGAGCCAGATCGGGGAGTTCTACGGCGCCACCGAGTGCAACTGCAGCATTGCCAACATGGACGGCAAG GTTGGCTCCTGTGGTTTCAACAGCCGCATCCTGCCCCACGTGTACCCCATCCGGCTGGTGAAGGTAAATGAGGATACGATGGAGCTGCTGCGGGATGCCCAGGGCCTCTGCATCCCCTGCCAGGCCG GGGAGCCTGGCCTCCTCGTGGGCCAGATCAACCAACAGGACCCGCTGCGCCGCTTCGACGGTTATGTCAGCGAGAGCGCCACCAGCAAGAAGATCGCCCACAGCGTCTTCAGCAAGGGCGACAGCGCCTACCTCTCAG GTGACGTGCTAGTGATGGATGAGCTGGGCTACATGTACTTCCGGGACCGTAGTGGGGATACCTTCCGCTGGCgaggggaaaatgtctccacCACCGAGGTGGAGGGCGTGCTGAGCCGCCTGCTGGGCCAGACAGACGTGGCCGTCTATGGGGTGGCTGTTCCAG gagtGGAGGGTAAGGCAGGGATGGCAGCCATCGCAGACCCCCACAGCCTGCTGGACCCCAACGCGATGTACCAGGAACTGCAGAAGGTGCTGGCACCCTATGCCCGGCCCATCTTCCTGCGCCTCCTGCCCCAGGTGGACACCACAG GCACCTTCAAGATCCAGAAGACGAGGCTGCAGCGAGAGGGCTTTGACCCGCGCCAGACCTCGGACCAGCTCTTCTTCCTGGACCTGAAGCAGGGCCACTACCTGCCCTTAAACGAGGTGGTCTACACTCGCATCTGCTCGGGCGCCTTCTCCCTCTGA
- the SLC27A1 gene encoding long-chain fatty acid transport protein 1 isoform X4 codes for MRAPGAGAASVVSLALLWLLGLPWTWSAVAALGVYVGSGGWRFLRIVCKTARRDLFGLSVLIRVRLELRRHQRAGHTIPRIFQAVVQRQPERLALVDAGTGECWTFVQLDAYSNAVANLFLQLGFAPGDVVAVFLEGRPEFVGLWLGLAKAGMEAALLNVNLRREPLAFCLGTSGAKALIFGGEMAAAVAEVSGHLGKSLIKFCSGDLGPEGILPDTHLLDPLLKEASTAPLAQIPSKGMDDRLFYIYTSGTTGLPKAAIVVHSRYYRMAAFGHHAYRMQAADVLYDCLPLYHSAGNIIGVGQCLIYGLTVVLRKKFSASRFWDDCIKYNCTVVQYIGEICRYLLKQPVRETERRHRVRLAVGNGLRPAIWEEFTQRFGVSQIGEFYGATECNCSIANMDGKVGSCGFNSRILPHVYPIRLVKVNEDTMELLRDAQGLCIPCQAGEPGLLVGQINQQDPLRRFDGYVSESATSKKIAHSVFSKGDSAYLSGVEGKAGMAAIADPHSLLDPNAMYQELQKVLAPYARPIFLRLLPQVDTTGTFKIQKTRLQREGFDPRQTSDQLFFLDLKQGHYLPLNEVVYTRICSGAFSL; via the exons CGGTCTCTCTGTGCTGATCCGCGTGCGCCTGGAGCTGCGGCGGCACCAGCGTGCTGGCCACACCATCCCGCGCATCTTTCAGGCGGTGGTGCAGCGACAGCCCGAGCGCCTGGCGCTGGTGGATGCTGGGACCGGCGAGTGCTGGACCTTCGTGCAGCTGGACGCCTACTCCAATGCGGTAGCCAACCTCTTCCTCCAGCTGGGCTTCGCACCGGGCGATGTGGTGGCCGTCTTCCTGGAGGGCCGGCCCGAGTTTGTGGGGCTGTGGCTGGGCCTGGCCAAGGCAGGCATGGAGGCCGCGCTGCTCAACGTGAACCTGCGGCGCGAGCCCCTGGCCTTCTGCCTGGGCACCTCGGGCGCTAAGGCCCTGATCTTTGGAGGAGAAATGGCGGCGG CTGTGGCCGAAGTGAGCGGGCATCTGGGGAAAAGTTTGATCAAGTTCTGCTCTGGAGACTTGGGGCCCGAGGGCATCTTGCCGGACACCCACCTCCTGGACCCGCTGCTGAAGGAGGCCTCTACTGCCCCCTTGGCACAGATCCCCAGCAAAGGCATGGACG ATCGTCTTTTCTACATCTACACGTCGGGGACCACTGGGCTGCCCAAGGCTGCTATTGTCGTGCACAGCAG GTACTACCGCATGGCAGCCTTCGGCCACCACGCCTACCGCATGCAGGCGGCTGACGTGCTCTATGACTGCCTGCCCCTGTACCACTCTGCAG GAAACATCATCGGCGTGGGGCAGTGTCTCATCTATGGGCTGACAGTCGTCCTCCGCAAGAAATTCTCAGCCAGCCGCTTCTGGGACGACTGCATCAAGTATAACTGCACG GTGGTTCAGTACATCGGTGAGATCTGCCGCTACCTGCTGAAGCAGCCGGTGCGCGAGACGGAGAGGCGACACCGCGTGCGCCTGGCAGTGGGGAACGGGCTGCGTCCAGCCATCTGGGAGGAGTTCACGCAGCGCTTCGGCGTGAGCCAGATCGGGGAGTTCTACGGCGCCACCGAGTGCAACTGCAGCATTGCCAACATGGACGGCAAG GTTGGCTCCTGTGGTTTCAACAGCCGCATCCTGCCCCACGTGTACCCCATCCGGCTGGTGAAGGTAAATGAGGATACGATGGAGCTGCTGCGGGATGCCCAGGGCCTCTGCATCCCCTGCCAGGCCG GGGAGCCTGGCCTCCTCGTGGGCCAGATCAACCAACAGGACCCGCTGCGCCGCTTCGACGGTTATGTCAGCGAGAGCGCCACCAGCAAGAAGATCGCCCACAGCGTCTTCAGCAAGGGCGACAGCGCCTACCTCTCAG gagtGGAGGGTAAGGCAGGGATGGCAGCCATCGCAGACCCCCACAGCCTGCTGGACCCCAACGCGATGTACCAGGAACTGCAGAAGGTGCTGGCACCCTATGCCCGGCCCATCTTCCTGCGCCTCCTGCCCCAGGTGGACACCACAG GCACCTTCAAGATCCAGAAGACGAGGCTGCAGCGAGAGGGCTTTGACCCGCGCCAGACCTCGGACCAGCTCTTCTTCCTGGACCTGAAGCAGGGCCACTACCTGCCCTTAAACGAGGTGGTCTACACTCGCATCTGCTCGGGCGCCTTCTCCCTCTGA
- the SLC27A1 gene encoding long-chain fatty acid transport protein 1 isoform X1: protein MRAPGAGAASVVSLALLWLLGLPWTWSAVAALGVYVGSGGWRFLRIVCKTARRDLFGLSVLIRVRLELRRHQRAGHTIPRIFQAVVQRQPERLALVDAGTGECWTFVQLDAYSNAVANLFLQLGFAPGDVVAVFLEGRPEFVGLWLGLAKAGMEAALLNVNLRREPLAFCLGTSGAKALIFGGEMAAAVAEVSGHLGKSLIKFCSGDLGPEGILPDTHLLDPLLKEASTAPLAQIPSKGMDDRLFYIYTSGTTGLPKAAIVVHSRYYRMAAFGHHAYRMQAADVLYDCLPLYHSAGNIIGVGQCLIYGLTVVLRKKFSASRFWDDCIKYNCTVVQYIGEICRYLLKQPVRETERRHRVRLAVGNGLRPAIWEEFTQRFGVSQIGEFYGATECNCSIANMDGKVGSCGFNSRILPHVYPIRLVKVNEDTMELLRDAQGLCIPCQAGEPGLLVGQINQQDPLRRFDGYVSESATSKKIAHSVFSKGDSAYLSGDVLVMDELGYMYFRDRSGDTFRWRGENVSTTEVEGVLSRLLGQTDVAVYGVAVPGVEGKAGMAAIADPHSLLDPNAMYQELQKVLAPYARPIFLRLLPQVDTTGTFKIQKTRLQREGFDPRQTSDQLFFLDLKQGHYLPLNEVVYTRICSGAFSL from the exons CGGTCTCTCTGTGCTGATCCGCGTGCGCCTGGAGCTGCGGCGGCACCAGCGTGCTGGCCACACCATCCCGCGCATCTTTCAGGCGGTGGTGCAGCGACAGCCCGAGCGCCTGGCGCTGGTGGATGCTGGGACCGGCGAGTGCTGGACCTTCGTGCAGCTGGACGCCTACTCCAATGCGGTAGCCAACCTCTTCCTCCAGCTGGGCTTCGCACCGGGCGATGTGGTGGCCGTCTTCCTGGAGGGCCGGCCCGAGTTTGTGGGGCTGTGGCTGGGCCTGGCCAAGGCAGGCATGGAGGCCGCGCTGCTCAACGTGAACCTGCGGCGCGAGCCCCTGGCCTTCTGCCTGGGCACCTCGGGCGCTAAGGCCCTGATCTTTGGAGGAGAAATGGCGGCGG CTGTGGCCGAAGTGAGCGGGCATCTGGGGAAAAGTTTGATCAAGTTCTGCTCTGGAGACTTGGGGCCCGAGGGCATCTTGCCGGACACCCACCTCCTGGACCCGCTGCTGAAGGAGGCCTCTACTGCCCCCTTGGCACAGATCCCCAGCAAAGGCATGGACG ATCGTCTTTTCTACATCTACACGTCGGGGACCACTGGGCTGCCCAAGGCTGCTATTGTCGTGCACAGCAG GTACTACCGCATGGCAGCCTTCGGCCACCACGCCTACCGCATGCAGGCGGCTGACGTGCTCTATGACTGCCTGCCCCTGTACCACTCTGCAG GAAACATCATCGGCGTGGGGCAGTGTCTCATCTATGGGCTGACAGTCGTCCTCCGCAAGAAATTCTCAGCCAGCCGCTTCTGGGACGACTGCATCAAGTATAACTGCACG GTGGTTCAGTACATCGGTGAGATCTGCCGCTACCTGCTGAAGCAGCCGGTGCGCGAGACGGAGAGGCGACACCGCGTGCGCCTGGCAGTGGGGAACGGGCTGCGTCCAGCCATCTGGGAGGAGTTCACGCAGCGCTTCGGCGTGAGCCAGATCGGGGAGTTCTACGGCGCCACCGAGTGCAACTGCAGCATTGCCAACATGGACGGCAAG GTTGGCTCCTGTGGTTTCAACAGCCGCATCCTGCCCCACGTGTACCCCATCCGGCTGGTGAAGGTAAATGAGGATACGATGGAGCTGCTGCGGGATGCCCAGGGCCTCTGCATCCCCTGCCAGGCCG GGGAGCCTGGCCTCCTCGTGGGCCAGATCAACCAACAGGACCCGCTGCGCCGCTTCGACGGTTATGTCAGCGAGAGCGCCACCAGCAAGAAGATCGCCCACAGCGTCTTCAGCAAGGGCGACAGCGCCTACCTCTCAG GTGACGTGCTAGTGATGGATGAGCTGGGCTACATGTACTTCCGGGACCGTAGTGGGGATACCTTCCGCTGGCgaggggaaaatgtctccacCACCGAGGTGGAGGGCGTGCTGAGCCGCCTGCTGGGCCAGACAGACGTGGCCGTCTATGGGGTGGCTGTTCCAG gagtGGAGGGTAAGGCAGGGATGGCAGCCATCGCAGACCCCCACAGCCTGCTGGACCCCAACGCGATGTACCAGGAACTGCAGAAGGTGCTGGCACCCTATGCCCGGCCCATCTTCCTGCGCCTCCTGCCCCAGGTGGACACCACAG GCACCTTCAAGATCCAGAAGACGAGGCTGCAGCGAGAGGGCTTTGACCCGCGCCAGACCTCGGACCAGCTCTTCTTCCTGGACCTGAAGCAGGGCCACTACCTGCCCTTAAACGAGGTGGTCTACACTCGCATCTGCTCGGGCGCCTTCTCCCTCTGA